The Hordeum vulgare subsp. vulgare chromosome 7H, MorexV3_pseudomolecules_assembly, whole genome shotgun sequence DNA window CCTTCAGCTGACCTCGCCGCCGGCCGGCGAACTGACCCCATTTGCCTTTCGTTTGAACTCGATCTGCTGCAGGATCTGTCAAACGAACTCCTGCTCAACGCCGTCAGAGGTAGGCGACCCCCGACCTAGCTTCCCATTCCACTCACTCTAGTAGGTTTAGCAGCGGCGGCAGCAGCTCATCGATCGAACTGAATTAATTCCCCTTCCGCAGCCTTCTCGCCGCTGCTGCTCCGGCTGGGCGGCACGCTGCAGGACAAGGTGCTGTACCACACCCCCGACGACGGGCGGCTGCCGTGCGTGCCGTTCGCCAAGAACGGCTCGGCGACCTTCGGCTTCACGCGCGGCTGCCTCACCATGTCCCGCTGGGACGAGCTCAACGCCTTCTTCCAGAAATCCGGGTACATCTCTGATCGATCCTCTCAACCCCCGAAATAATTATGCACCATATATACGATCGATCGAGCGCAGGTTTCGATTTGTAGTTCATCACACTCCCTAAAGTCCCCGGCATCGATCCAGGACCCATCCTCTTTCCTGTAAGTCCCCTTGGACGATCATAATAAGTAGGTCCCCAAAAGTAAGTCTATCTTTTTGTTTCGAGAGTACTGTACAAAGCAAGTCTATCTTCATGCCCGCAAGAACAAAAAGATTAAGCCTGTCTTCATGTCATTTTTGTTTAGAGAAAAATCTGAACGTGTTTTCTTTTGAGGGCAcgtgtttttttcctttcttaaGCCTTGGATTACAAGACAGGCCACGGGTGGATGTGGGCTGCCCGCGGCGCCCGCATCAAAGCCCACACAAATCATCTTCGTTGGATGCGCACCCACGGGGTCAAATAGATGTAGGCTGGCCCAACGCTGAAAGAAATATGTGGGCCGTCGTCGTCACACCGTGGCACGATACTCATCtcataaaaaaaagaaaattgtCTGAAAGAAAAAATGACGTTGCAGCGGTGGGGATCAGGGCTACAAAATCttaactagatacattcatatctagacaaatcaaaGACAAAATTTTTAGGACGGATGGAATATAAAACTAGTGTATGTAGCAGAAATATTTGTGGTAGCAGAGATGTTAACAAGGGACCAAATTTGTCTGATCTATGTGCATAGTTTCAGATGTTCTTTTTTCGCAAATTATTGAACTTGGCCATGGCTGATGATTTCCCTGAATaaactgtttgtttgtttttctcaTTTTCAACTTGCAGCGCGAAGGTAGTCTTCGGGCTGAACGCTCTCAACGGCCGTGACCCGGACGGCGGGTCCTATATGGGAGGGAGCTGGGACATGACAAATGCAGCATCCTTCATCCAGTACACGGTCAGCAAGGGCTACGAGATCCATGGGTGGGAGCTCGGTATGTTCTGTCTACACCATTTCCTTTGGTACCCTGAACCGAGACGGGATTTCAGTCAGATGAGACATCTTATTGAAAACTTGCAGGGAATGAGCTCGGTGGCAAAGCAGTCGGCACCTCGATCGCCGCCGACCAATATGCTAAAGACGCGACCTTCCTAAAATGGGTGttggaagatacttatgaggacAGCCCGTCGAAGCCGCTACTGCTCGCTCCGGGAAGCTTCTTCGACGAAGACTGGTTCGGCGAGTTCATCGCCAAAACGAGTCCAGATATCGTCAGTGTGGTCTCCCACCACATCTACAATCTAGGGCCAGGTATGTAAAGCTCACCACGACCGCCTCACAAAAGAATTTCTGACAGAAAGATCATCGCAAACCCAGCAAGTGAACCGGGACCTGAAAAAAATTAATGTGCCCGATGTTGAACGGCTGCAGGGGTGGACACACACATCGTCGAGAAGATTCTCAAGCCGTCCTTCCTCGATGGAATGGCAAGAACATTCAGTGAACTCCAGAGGTTGCTGAAAACCGCAGGGACGTCGGCCGTCGCGTGGGTCGGCGAGGCTGGAGGGTCTTACAACAGTGGTCACCACCTTGTCACCGACGCGTTTGTGTTCAGCTTCTGGTAATGCGGGACACTGAAGTATAAAACTATCTGCTTTTCTTGATGAGGTTGTTCTCATGGGGTTGCATTTTCAGGTACCTGGACCAGCTCGGGATGTCGGCGAAGTACGACACAAAGACTTACTGCAGGCAGAGTTTCATTGGTGGCAACTATGGCCTGCTCAACACAACAACGTTCCAACCAAACCCGGACTACTACAGGTATGATACATACTGTCACGAGCATGGATTGAGCGTAGACGAGCGCCGGAATTGTATTGTTTAGGCCCTCCGGCATTTCACCATTCCGCAAGAACTTCAAAATTGCATTGCAAACATCAATCCTTATCAGTTCCCAATGGTTTTGGAAAAATCCTGCTGCAAAACCATATGGGCCTGGTTATTTATTTAGTTTCGTCATAAATAGTGCCTTCTAAGTAAACGGTTTACATAAGTGCTCATTTATATATATCCTTTGTTACTTTTGGTTGCACATAttttggccctgtttggatccatacgctagagttagtttgagctagttgGGGCTCAAATAGCACTAAAGTATCCAAACATGAGAGTTagattggagctagttgcatctaaCCCACACAAAAAACTagcccacccaagaggtgctaattggagctagttttcatGGGGCCCACTAAAAAGTCACTTTTCTCTCTCTATCCACCAGGTAATGACCCattaaaaaattattttcttcTCTCCATCAAGTACAactattgtcaatctaaccctaTCATCCAAACAGCTCtttggctagagttagtttaaggttagtcatgagctagaaactaactctaacctctagctaagttagagtatccaaacagggcctttaTCACTTCATCTGGTTGCAGGTTCTCCTGAGCAGAGAACAATTTGGAGAAAAAGTTAGTAGCTATGTCTTCAATTTCCTCCTGTAGATGACATATCCTTCCATCCTCTCGCTTCAGAGAATATATTCTGTTTTGTCTTGCTCTTTCTCTGCATTTTGAGTGAAACGAAATGCTGTGTTACGATATCCTTCCGCTAGCCATTGCTCTCTTGATCC harbors:
- the LOC123411431 gene encoding heparanase-like protein 3, with the protein product MAWLAGGLWLLALLRLGAAAESGVVKVDGSVAIASTGEFFVCATLDWWPADKCDYGTCSWGNASLLNLDLSNELLLNAVRAFSPLLLRLGGTLQDKVLYHTPDDGRLPCVPFAKNGSATFGFTRGCLTMSRWDELNAFFQKSGAKVVFGLNALNGRDPDGGSYMGGSWDMTNAASFIQYTVSKGYEIHGWELGNELGGKAVGTSIAADQYAKDATFLKWVLEDTYEDSPSKPLLLAPGSFFDEDWFGEFIAKTSPDIVSVVSHHIYNLGPGVDTHIVEKILKPSFLDGMARTFSELQRLLKTAGTSAVAWVGEAGGSYNSGHHLVTDAFVFSFWYLDQLGMSAKYDTKTYCRQSFIGGNYGLLNTTTFQPNPDYYSALLWHRLMGTTVLDAKFSGTNNLIRAYAHCAKNSPGITLLLINLHGNARNDVSLTSEEPLVVQASGAMREEYHLLPEGGDIQSQVMLLNGRALTTDAGNIPRLEPIIVDAAQHISIAPLSIAFVHMPNYYAPACS